The sequence ACGACGCTCACGAACTGGACCATCGGCGGCAGCATCAAGGTGATGCACAGCACGTACAAGGCGCCGCACGCGGGCACCAAGTCCGTGGACCTCAACGGTGTCAGCGCGGGCAGCATCGAGCAGACGATTCCCACGGTGGTGGGCGGGGGGTACACGGTGAAGTTCTACGTGTCCAACAGCCCGGGCTGCACGGGCGTCAACCGCACCGCGACGCTCACCTACGGGCCTTCCTCTGCGAGCGTCTCGAACACGTCGGCGGGCTGGTCCCTGCGGACCTACGTGTTCAACGCCACGAGCACCACCAGCCTCATCAAGCTGGAGAGCACCGCGGGCGGCGTGAGCTGCGGCCTCGCCATCGAC comes from Pyxidicoccus parkwaysis and encodes:
- a CDS encoding DUF642 domain-containing protein; its protein translation is MNAKRIIRGGAVLVGLVLAGCGGPQTDESAAPELGNTEQGLQLITNTGFEAAPAGSYNYTVLTAGATTLTNWTIGGSIKVMHSTYKAPHAGTKSVDLNGVSAGSIEQTIPTVVGGGYTVKFYVSNSPGCTGVNRTATLTYGPSSASVSNTSAGWSLRTYVFNATSTTSLIKLESTAGGVSCGLAIDDITVDGP